From Novosphingobium decolorationis, one genomic window encodes:
- the hemF gene encoding oxygen-dependent coproporphyrinogen oxidase, producing the protein MTDWAPYTRRASEWFETLRNSICAEFEAIEREAGSEASFQYTPWRRDAVDDEKGETGGGTRGLMKGQVFEKVGVNISTVHGAFGKEFASSINGASVERPEFSATGISLVAHMANPHVPAVHMNTRFLTTTKAWFGGGADLNPPLPYDEDTEEFHAAFKAACDAHGEDYYERFKAWADEYFYIPHRKVHRGVGGIFYDHLECADEAMWEANFAFTKAVGEAFLAIFPKLVRRRMGMDFTPADKAQQLEWRGRYAEFNLVHDRGTLFGLKTGGNIDAILMSLPPEATWS; encoded by the coding sequence ATGACCGATTGGGCCCCCTACACCCGCCGCGCCAGCGAATGGTTCGAAACTCTGCGCAACAGCATCTGCGCGGAGTTCGAGGCGATCGAGCGCGAAGCCGGCAGCGAGGCCTCGTTCCAGTACACGCCCTGGCGGCGCGATGCGGTCGACGATGAGAAGGGCGAGACCGGCGGCGGTACGCGCGGACTGATGAAGGGGCAGGTGTTCGAGAAGGTGGGGGTGAACATCTCCACCGTCCACGGCGCGTTCGGCAAGGAGTTTGCGAGCTCGATCAACGGGGCCTCGGTGGAGCGCCCGGAATTTTCGGCCACAGGCATCAGCCTCGTTGCGCACATGGCCAATCCGCATGTGCCCGCCGTCCACATGAACACCCGCTTCCTCACCACGACCAAGGCGTGGTTCGGGGGCGGTGCGGACCTCAATCCGCCGCTGCCCTACGATGAGGACACCGAGGAATTCCACGCGGCCTTCAAGGCGGCCTGCGACGCGCATGGTGAGGACTACTACGAGCGCTTCAAGGCCTGGGCGGATGAGTACTTCTACATTCCCCACCGCAAGGTGCACCGCGGCGTTGGCGGGATCTTCTACGATCACCTGGAATGCGCCGACGAGGCGATGTGGGAAGCCAACTTTGCCTTCACGAAGGCTGTGGGCGAGGCGTTCCTGGCGATCTTCCCCAAGCTGGTGCGCCGACGCATGGGGATGGACTTCACGCCCGCCGACAAGGCGCAACAACTGGAATGGCGCGGGCGCTACGCCGAGTTCAACCTCGTCCATGACCGGGGCACGCTCTTTGGCCTCAAGACCGGCGGCAACATCGATGCCATCCTGATGAGCCTGCCGCCCGAGGCGACCTGGAGTTGA
- the infC gene encoding translation initiation factor IF-3, whose translation MMAPPVKSGPRYNKFIQADKVRVIDENGENVGVLSTRDAIERAADVGLDLVEVSPNADPPVCKFLDVGKYRYEAQKKANAARKTQKTQEIKEIKMRPNIDDHDYDVKMRNVQRFIEAGDKVKVTLRFRGRELSHQQLGMNLLRRVQEGVAEIAKVEAYPRMEGRQMLMVLSPK comes from the coding sequence ATGATGGCGCCACCGGTCAAGAGCGGACCGCGCTACAACAAGTTCATCCAAGCCGACAAGGTCCGCGTGATCGACGAGAACGGCGAGAATGTTGGCGTCCTTTCGACGCGTGACGCAATCGAGCGTGCGGCCGATGTCGGCCTCGACCTCGTGGAAGTGTCGCCCAACGCCGATCCGCCGGTGTGCAAGTTTCTCGATGTAGGCAAGTACCGCTACGAGGCCCAGAAGAAGGCCAACGCAGCGCGCAAGACCCAGAAGACGCAGGAGATCAAGGAGATCAAGATGCGTCCGAACATCGATGACCACGACTACGACGTGAAGATGCGCAACGTACAGCGCTTCATCGAGGCGGGCGACAAGGTGAAGGTCACCCTGCGCTTCCGCGGCCGCGAACTTTCGCACCAGCAGCTGGGCATGAACCTGCTGCGCCGCGTGCAGGAAGGCGTCGCCGAGATCGCCAAGGTCGAAGCCTATCCGCGCATGGAAGGCCGCCAGATGCTCATGGTGCTCTCGCCCAAGTAA
- a CDS encoding trimeric intracellular cation channel family protein, translating to MPVATQLVPAELVLVGPILDIVNYTGIAVFAVSGALVAARKNLDIIASIFFATVAGIGGGSLRDVFTGVQVNWVLSPAPLVLCIAVGILVWLLPTRIWPERALEWFDAGGLAAFAVFGTGKALSLGAAPLPAVVMGVMSACMGGVIRDVVAGVPSILLRNELYVTAALLAAGVFLGLTMAGLSSGLATILATLCGFCLRGAAIHWGLRLPRHKG from the coding sequence ATGCCTGTTGCCACCCAACTCGTCCCCGCCGAACTCGTTCTCGTCGGACCGATCCTCGACATCGTGAACTACACCGGGATCGCCGTGTTCGCGGTTTCGGGCGCGCTCGTCGCGGCGCGCAAGAACCTCGACATCATTGCCTCGATCTTCTTCGCCACCGTCGCCGGGATCGGAGGAGGCTCGCTGCGCGACGTCTTCACCGGCGTTCAGGTCAACTGGGTCCTCTCCCCGGCCCCGCTGGTGCTGTGCATCGCGGTCGGCATTCTGGTCTGGCTCTTGCCCACGCGCATCTGGCCCGAACGTGCGCTGGAATGGTTCGACGCGGGCGGTCTGGCCGCCTTTGCGGTCTTCGGCACCGGCAAGGCGCTGAGTCTGGGCGCAGCCCCCCTTCCCGCCGTGGTCATGGGGGTGATGAGCGCGTGCATGGGCGGCGTCATCCGCGACGTGGTCGCAGGCGTGCCCTCGATCCTCCTGCGCAACGAACTCTACGTGACCGCCGCGCTGCTGGCCGCGGGCGTGTTCCTGGGCCTGACCATGGCCGGGCTGTCCTCTGGTCTCGCAACGATCCTCGCCACGCTGTGCGGCTTCTGTCTGCGCGGTGCGGCCATACATTGGGGGCTAAGGCTGCCGCGGCACAAGGGGTAG
- the pdeM gene encoding ligase-associated DNA damage response endonuclease PdeM produces MVPFSFCAQEMVLLEGSGSRPGALYWPREDALLVADLHLEKASFYARTGQMLPPYDSRETLERLAQAVRQTGARRVFALGDNFHDSAGPERLEPHAAGMLDALTRALDWVWITGNHDPELGTAAGGTCLAELTVAGIALRHEAHPNVTEPELSGHFHPRLEVTARGRRIRRACTVASETRLILPAFGALTGGMAADDPAILGALQPAQAIDALIPAQKRLVRYPLWRKAA; encoded by the coding sequence ATGGTTCCCTTTTCGTTCTGCGCGCAGGAAATGGTCCTGCTGGAAGGCTCCGGTTCGCGCCCCGGCGCGCTGTACTGGCCGCGCGAGGATGCGCTGCTGGTCGCCGACCTGCATCTGGAGAAGGCCAGCTTCTACGCGCGCACCGGGCAGATGCTGCCGCCCTACGACAGCCGCGAGACGCTCGAGCGTCTGGCGCAGGCGGTACGGCAAACCGGCGCGCGCCGGGTCTTCGCACTGGGCGACAATTTCCACGACAGCGCGGGGCCCGAGCGTCTGGAGCCGCACGCGGCGGGCATGCTCGATGCCCTCACCCGCGCGCTCGACTGGGTCTGGATCACCGGCAACCACGACCCCGAACTGGGAACGGCGGCGGGCGGCACCTGCCTTGCCGAGTTGACCGTGGCGGGCATCGCGCTGCGCCACGAGGCCCATCCCAACGTCACCGAGCCGGAGCTTTCGGGTCACTTTCACCCCCGGCTCGAGGTCACCGCGCGCGGGCGCCGCATCCGCCGCGCCTGCACCGTGGCGAGCGAGACGCGCCTCATCCTCCCGGCCTTCGGCGCGCTCACCGGCGGCATGGCGGCCGACGATCCTGCAATCCTGGGCGCGCTGCAGCCTGCACAGGCCATCGATGCCCTGATCCCGGCGCAAAAGCGGCTCGTTCGCTACCCCCTCTGGCGAAAAGCGGCCTGA